A genomic segment from Triticum dicoccoides isolate Atlit2015 ecotype Zavitan chromosome 1A, WEW_v2.0, whole genome shotgun sequence encodes:
- the LOC119273285 gene encoding uncharacterized protein LOC119273285, with protein sequence MWVEILCGLVAYKLIRAVFFSDDGLDQLAGLDSSHSDLCFAVAARLERLYGGRCFVGLRIPDPDAGERQHVDVVLVTKREVMVVAINNVSGFVEVDKDGNWFTEKKRKKEVIPNPVLEVSRIAANLQSYLEQRGATLPNGIVNGRVVLPNLNCKPSYTINLQPEVISSDQWEDLKADTKGGLSTWIKGAFHGNKSDIQDSLLQNLYSILSTSPMWDRLELRGDKNVLGEFMEFKGKHEDMPLLKKVKRSKVSRFVIQKSTLFGGFGRSRVQILYSPRDYRAEGTSSSEWKEISVKQYTEIRFQPLHSKKVRKFKLSSVASVTLSA encoded by the exons ATGTGGGTCGAGATACTGTGCGGCCTGGTGGCCTACAAGCTCATCCGCGCCGTCTTCTTCTCCGACGACGGCCTCGACCAGCTCGCCGGCCTCGACTCCTCCCACTCCGATCTCTGCTTCGCCGTCGCAGCCAG GCTCGAGAGGCTCTACGGCGGCCGCTGCTTCGTCGGCCTCCGCATCCCTGACCCCGACGCCGGCGAGCGCCAGCATGTCGACGTCGTTCTCGTCACCAAGAG GGAGGTCATGGTGGTGGCAATCAACAATGTCTCTGGTTTTGTTGAGGTTGACAAGGATGGTAACTGGTTCACCGAAAAGAAGCGCAAGAAGGAGGTTATTCCAAACCCG GTACTAGAAGTCAGTAGGATAGCTGCCAATCTTCAATCATACTTGGAGCAGAGGGGGGCAACACTGCCTAACGGGATTGTAAACGGAAGAGTTGTACTTCCAAATCTCAACTGCAA GCCATCATACACTATTAATCTTCAACCGGAGGTTATCTCGTCCGATCAATGGGAAGATCTTAAGGCAGACACAAAAGGTGGACTTTCGACATGGATTAAAGGTGCATTTCATGGAAACAAAAGCGACATCCAAGATTCGTTACTCCAAAATCTGTATTCTATTCTCAGCACGTCGCCTATGTGGGACAG GCTGGAACTCAGAGGGGACAAAAATGTCCTTGGTGAATTCATGGAATTTAAAGGCAAGCATGAAGACATGCCACTCCTGAAAAAAGTGAAGAGATCAAAAGTTAGCCGATTTGTCATCCAGAAATCAACTCTTTTTGGAGGTTTTG GCAGGTCGCGAGTCCAAATACTGTATTCTCCTCGAGATTACCGAGCTGAGGgcacttcatcttcagaatggaaaGAGATCTCCGTGAAGCAGTACACCGAGATTCGTTTCCAGCCGTTGC